A single Nocardioides bizhenqiangii DNA region contains:
- a CDS encoding TRAFAC clade GTPase domain-containing protein gives MLFASIAAWWAASAIIAGAAGAVVGVVVPALCYTGRLSRPDITTPDAVADGRVLQTSHGAHSRFGWDRAWPLYLPHQGLRDAAAVRSGAQDLGTRTIAFARSLWWRPGEGAVRTAVSVVTAVLWVIVVLPALVGALVGLVVSVGAWHLVIAVAGGALAVAQAATIGARRTIEATLRTQRRTTSRCPRCYAVDHTPSYLCTNTGCLVIHRDLSPGPLGVFHRRCSCQAIIPATVRAGGQHLVAVCPTCRRELPRGSGTRQVMFLPVIGAVASGKTQFLSAAVISIADRVKAHHGEFTAISPTSRAFLKAAEAAVTTGRRVAKTPWDDRPEGLPFRLTQGTVDKEVQLMDAAGEAFADEDRSRALVYFDTSDVILLMLDPLALPKVMPLYDASDLAGSVSVADGDPTRAYRSVVQRLKAEQVDLTGKHLGVVVSKADIVHELMGEDVLDAADGGAVRRWLSNRGLDDFVATIESDFGTVGYFAVDSYSQRDQDDPLHPFNVLDWAFHEAGFWVEAMARPDADNELEGALK, from the coding sequence GTGCTGTTCGCAAGTATCGCGGCCTGGTGGGCGGCCTCGGCGATCATCGCCGGTGCTGCCGGCGCCGTCGTTGGGGTCGTCGTTCCCGCGCTCTGCTACACCGGCCGGCTCTCCCGTCCTGACATCACCACCCCGGACGCCGTTGCCGACGGCAGGGTCCTCCAGACCTCCCACGGCGCGCACAGCCGGTTCGGCTGGGACCGCGCGTGGCCGCTCTACCTGCCGCACCAGGGCCTGCGCGACGCGGCAGCGGTCCGCTCTGGCGCTCAGGACCTGGGCACGCGCACGATCGCATTCGCACGGTCGCTGTGGTGGCGTCCGGGTGAGGGCGCGGTGCGCACCGCCGTCTCGGTCGTCACCGCCGTGCTCTGGGTGATCGTGGTCCTGCCGGCGCTGGTGGGTGCCCTCGTCGGCCTCGTGGTCTCGGTCGGCGCCTGGCACCTGGTGATCGCCGTGGCGGGTGGAGCGCTTGCCGTCGCGCAGGCCGCGACGATCGGGGCCCGCCGGACGATCGAGGCCACCCTGCGGACGCAGCGCCGGACCACCTCACGGTGCCCGCGTTGCTATGCGGTCGATCACACCCCGAGCTACCTGTGCACCAACACGGGGTGCCTGGTGATCCACCGCGACCTGAGCCCGGGGCCGCTCGGGGTGTTCCACCGGCGGTGCTCCTGCCAGGCGATCATCCCGGCCACCGTCCGGGCGGGGGGCCAGCACCTGGTCGCCGTCTGCCCGACCTGCCGGCGCGAGCTGCCCAGGGGCAGCGGCACCCGCCAGGTGATGTTCCTGCCGGTCATCGGCGCCGTCGCCTCCGGCAAGACCCAGTTCCTTTCCGCGGCGGTCATCAGCATCGCCGACCGGGTCAAGGCCCACCACGGTGAGTTCACGGCGATCTCACCGACGTCGCGCGCCTTCCTCAAGGCCGCCGAGGCCGCCGTCACGACCGGTCGGCGCGTCGCGAAGACTCCGTGGGACGACCGTCCCGAGGGGCTGCCGTTCCGGCTGACCCAGGGCACCGTCGACAAGGAGGTGCAGCTGATGGACGCCGCCGGCGAGGCGTTCGCCGACGAGGACCGGTCTCGTGCGCTGGTCTACTTCGACACCTCCGACGTCATCCTGCTCATGCTCGACCCACTCGCCCTGCCCAAGGTGATGCCCCTCTACGACGCCTCCGATCTCGCGGGATCGGTGTCCGTCGCCGACGGCGACCCGACCCGGGCCTACCGCAGCGTGGTCCAGCGGCTGAAGGCCGAGCAGGTCGACCTGACCGGCAAGCACCTCGGCGTCGTGGTGAGCAAGGCCGACATCGTCCACGAGCTCATGGGCGAGGACGTCCTCGACGCGGCTGACGGCGGCGCCGTGCGCCGCTGGCTGTCCAACCGTGGCCTCGACGACTTCGTGGCGACCATCGAGAGCGACTTCGGCACCGTCGGCTACTTCGCCGTCGACAGCTACAGCCAGCGCGACCAGGACGATCCGTTGCACCCGTTCAACGTCCTCGACTGGGCATTCCACGAAGCCGGCTTCTGGGTCGAGGCGATGGCGCGACCGGACGCCGACAACGAGCTGGAAGGGGCTCTCAAGTGA
- a CDS encoding ABC transporter permease: MNTPQDLSVGTFAPAPGAAPLGRQVLAQAAMETRLLLRNGEQLLLAVVIPLLVLVGAVRGAPRLDLDSPHTSVDVLTPGVLALAVMSTAFTSLAIATGFERRYGVLKRLGAAPLTRGALLGGKIGALLCVEVLQFLVLGAAGLLLGWSPDIDVVGLVLAVLLGTAAFAGLGMLLAGTLRAEATLAAANLVYLLLLAGGAVVLPAAAYGELGDVVSWLPSGALGEAMRAACEGSVAVRELVVLAAWAVAGGAAAARWFRWE; encoded by the coding sequence GTGAATACCCCGCAAGACCTGAGCGTCGGCACCTTCGCTCCCGCGCCGGGCGCCGCCCCCCTCGGACGGCAGGTGCTGGCCCAGGCGGCGATGGAGACCCGGCTGCTGCTGCGCAACGGCGAGCAGCTGCTGCTCGCCGTCGTGATCCCGCTGCTCGTCCTCGTCGGCGCGGTCCGGGGAGCGCCCCGGCTCGACCTCGACTCCCCGCACACCTCGGTCGACGTGCTGACCCCGGGGGTGCTGGCGCTGGCCGTGATGTCGACGGCCTTCACGTCGCTGGCGATCGCGACCGGGTTCGAGCGGCGGTACGGCGTCCTCAAGCGCCTCGGCGCTGCTCCCCTGACCCGGGGCGCGCTCCTCGGCGGCAAGATCGGCGCGCTGCTGTGCGTGGAGGTGCTGCAGTTCCTGGTGCTCGGGGCCGCCGGTCTGCTGCTCGGGTGGTCGCCCGACATCGACGTGGTGGGGCTGGTCCTCGCGGTCCTGCTCGGGACGGCGGCGTTCGCGGGGCTCGGCATGCTCCTGGCGGGCACGCTGCGGGCGGAGGCGACCCTCGCGGCGGCCAACCTGGTCTACCTGCTGCTGCTCGCGGGCGGCGCCGTCGTGCTCCCCGCGGCGGCTTACGGCGAGCTCGGCGACGTCGTCTCGTGGCTGCCGTCGGGCGCGCTCGGCGAGGCCATGCGCGCTGCCTGCGAAGGCAGTGTCGCCGTCCGTGAACTGGTGGTGCTCGCCGCGTGGGCCGTCGCCGGCGGCGCCGCGGCGGCCCGGTGGTTCCGGTGGGAGTGA
- a CDS encoding ABC transporter ATP-binding protein gives MPAVVEITDLRMSYGGKVAVDGLSLEVAADTITAVLGPNGAGKTTTLETCEGYRRPHEGRVRVLGLDPVADRRALMPRIGVMLQAGGAWSGVRADEMLRHVARLHAHPLDIGLLMDRLALHDCGRTPYRRLSGGQQQRLGLAMALVGRPELVFVDEPTAGLDPQVRRTVWELLEELRADGVTVVLTTHYLEEAERLADQVHILDKGKLVASGSPLELTRGGTVATIRLVVTQPFPPGAPESLASALGAATELVVLDRHSLQVSGPADGSTLAVVSRWCEEHGVLPESLTLGQRNLEDVFLELTGRETTT, from the coding sequence GTGCCGGCCGTCGTTGAGATCACCGATCTCCGCATGTCGTACGGCGGGAAGGTGGCCGTCGACGGGCTGTCGCTCGAGGTCGCGGCCGACACGATCACCGCCGTGCTCGGCCCGAACGGAGCCGGCAAGACGACGACCCTGGAGACCTGCGAGGGCTATCGCCGGCCGCACGAGGGCAGGGTCCGGGTGCTCGGGCTCGATCCCGTTGCCGACCGTCGGGCACTGATGCCACGGATCGGGGTGATGCTCCAGGCCGGCGGTGCCTGGAGTGGGGTCCGCGCGGACGAGATGCTCCGCCACGTCGCCCGGCTGCACGCCCACCCGCTCGACATCGGGTTGCTCATGGACCGGCTCGCCCTGCACGACTGCGGTCGGACGCCGTATCGCCGGCTGTCGGGTGGGCAGCAGCAGCGGCTGGGCCTCGCCATGGCGCTCGTCGGCCGACCGGAGCTGGTCTTCGTCGACGAGCCCACCGCCGGCCTCGACCCCCAGGTACGCCGCACCGTCTGGGAGCTGCTCGAGGAGCTGCGGGCCGACGGCGTGACCGTCGTGCTGACGACGCACTACCTCGAGGAGGCCGAGCGGCTCGCCGACCAGGTGCACATCCTCGACAAGGGAAAGCTGGTCGCCAGCGGCTCGCCGCTCGAGCTCACCCGGGGCGGCACCGTGGCCACCATCCGGCTCGTCGTCACGCAGCCGTTCCCCCCGGGTGCTCCCGAGTCGCTCGCCTCGGCACTAGGGGCGGCCACCGAGCTGGTGGTGCTCGACCGGCACAGCCTCCAGGTCTCCGGACCGGCGGACGGCTCGACCCTGGCGGTCGTTTCCCGCTGGTGCGAGGAGCACGGCGTGCTCCCCGAGTCGCTGACGCTCGGCCAGCGCAACCTCGAGGACGTCTTCCTCGAGCTCACCGGACGCGAGACGACCACGTGA